From the Cucurbita pepo subsp. pepo cultivar mu-cu-16 chromosome LG05, ASM280686v2, whole genome shotgun sequence genome, one window contains:
- the LOC111795860 gene encoding myb family transcription factor PHL11-like yields the protein MERNYPYENGVLMTRDPKPRLRWTADLHDRFVDAVTKLGGPGKATPKSVLRLMGLKGLTLYHLKSHLQKYRLGLQTRKQNVAEKRNENSGIISNFTVEEDDRGLQIAAALKSQVEVQKTILEQLEVQNKLQMRIEAQGKYLQDILEKAQKSLALAINSNLGSLENTGMMLLNFDAALSDQIEKFKKHEMRDRAANGNDTCKTTSGSPIQICKVEAGEEDTNVFNVERNMINFDLKSKRWL from the exons ATGGAACGGAATTACCCGTACGAGAATGGCGTGCTGATGACGAGAGACCCTAAGCCAAGGCTGAGATGGACGGCTGATCTTCACGACCGTTTTGTGGACGCTGTCACCAAGCTCGGTGGCCCTGGAA AAGCAACTCCCAAGTCTGTGTTAAGATTGATGGGTTTAAAGGGCTTGACTTTGTACCACTTGAAGAGCCATTTGCAG AAGTATAGACTTGGACTGCAAACACGAAAGCAAAATGTGGCTGAGAAAAGGAATGAAAACAGCG gGATAATCAGCAATTTTACAGTTGAGGAAGATGACAG AGGGTTGCAAATTGCTGCGGCACTAAAATCACAGGTTGAAGTGCAGAAAACAATACTAGAACAACTCGAG GTACAAAATAAGTTACAAATGAGAATAGAGGCTCAAGGAAAATACTTGCAAGATATCTTAGAGAAAGCACAAAAGAGTCTGGCGCTTGCCATTAACAGTAATCTTGGAAGTCTTGAAAACACGGGAATGATGTTACTAAACTTTGACGCGGCTCTGTCAgatcaaattgaaaagtttaagaaaCATGAAATGAGAGATCGTGCGGCAAATGGAAACGATACTTGTAAAACGACCAGCGGTTCACCCATCCAGATATGCAAAGTGGAGGCTGGAGAAGAAGACACAAACGTGTTTAATGTTGAAAGGAACATGATAAACTTTGATTTGAAATCCAAAAGGTGGCTTTGA